In a genomic window of Streptococcus oralis subsp. tigurinus:
- a CDS encoding ECF transporter S component: MTNTRRLSTIAILSAISFVLMYFDFPLLPAAAFLKIEFSILPVLVGLVVMDLPAALGILLLRSLLKLLLNSQGVNTYIGLPMNIVALGVFVIAFGLIWKKERSTLRFLLASLAGTIGLTAAMLVLNYVYAVPLYAQFANFDIGKILGLSNYLMTMVLPFNLIEGVIFAVSFWLLYVLLKPTLKYYER; the protein is encoded by the coding sequence ATGACAAACACACGTCGACTTTCGACCATTGCGATTTTATCAGCCATTTCATTTGTGCTGATGTACTTTGACTTTCCGCTCTTGCCAGCGGCGGCCTTCCTCAAGATCGAGTTTAGTATCTTGCCAGTCCTTGTGGGCTTGGTGGTGATGGATTTGCCAGCTGCACTAGGAATCCTCTTGCTTCGCTCACTCTTGAAGTTGCTTCTGAATAGCCAGGGCGTGAATACCTACATTGGTTTGCCAATGAATATCGTAGCCTTGGGAGTTTTTGTTATCGCCTTTGGTTTGATTTGGAAAAAGGAACGTAGCACTCTTCGTTTCCTACTAGCATCTCTAGCGGGAACTATTGGATTGACTGCTGCTATGTTGGTTCTCAACTATGTTTATGCGGTTCCTTTGTACGCGCAGTTTGCCAACTTTGATATTGGAAAAATTTTGGGACTTTCCAACTACCTAATGACCATGGTTTTACCTTTTAACTTGATTGAGGGTGTAATCTTTGCCGTTTCATTCTGGTTGCTGTATGTCCTCTTAAAACCAACCTTAAAATATTATGAGAGATAA
- a CDS encoding ATP-binding cassette domain-containing protein — MSEKLVEIKDLEISFGEGSKKFVAVKNANFFINKGETFSLVGESGSGKTTIGRAIIGLNNTSKGEIIFDGHKINGKKSHKESSELIRRIQMIFQDPAASLNERATVDYIISEGLYNYHLFKDEEERKEKVQKMIHEVGLLKEHLTRYPHEFSGGQRQRIGIARALVMEPDFVIADEPISALDVSVRAQVLNLLKKFQKELGLTYLFIAHDLSVVRFISDRIAVIYKGVIVEVAETEELFNNPVHPYTQALLSAVPIPDPILERKKVLKVYDPSQHDYETDKPSMVEIRPGHYVWANQAEVARYKEALKK, encoded by the coding sequence ATGTCTGAAAAATTAGTAGAAATTAAAGATTTAGAAATTTCCTTCGGTGAAGGAAGTAAGAAGTTTGTTGCCGTTAAAAACGCTAACTTCTTTATCAACAAGGGAGAAACTTTCTCTCTCGTTGGTGAATCTGGTAGTGGGAAAACGACGATTGGTCGTGCCATTATTGGTTTGAATAATACTAGTAAAGGTGAAATCATCTTTGACGGTCATAAGATCAATGGGAAAAAATCTCATAAGGAATCTTCAGAGTTGATCCGCCGTATCCAGATGATTTTCCAAGACCCTGCAGCCAGCTTAAATGAACGTGCGACAGTTGACTATATCATCTCTGAAGGTCTTTACAACTACCACTTGTTCAAAGATGAAGAAGAGCGAAAAGAAAAAGTTCAAAAGATGATTCATGAAGTTGGTCTTTTGAAAGAGCACTTGACCCGTTACCCACACGAGTTTTCTGGTGGTCAACGTCAACGTATTGGGATTGCCCGTGCTCTTGTGATGGAACCTGATTTCGTTATTGCGGATGAGCCAATTTCAGCCTTGGACGTGTCTGTTCGTGCGCAAGTCTTGAACTTGCTCAAGAAGTTTCAAAAAGAATTGGGCTTGACCTATCTCTTTATCGCGCATGACTTGTCAGTTGTTCGCTTTATCTCAGATCGTATCGCAGTTATCTATAAGGGTGTTATCGTTGAAGTAGCGGAGACAGAGGAGTTGTTTAACAATCCGGTTCATCCGTACACTCAAGCGCTTCTATCTGCTGTACCGATTCCAGATCCAATCTTGGAACGTAAGAAGGTCTTGAAAGTCTATGACCCTAGCCAACATGACTATGAGACAGACAAACCATCTATGGTGGAAATTCGTCCAGGTCACTATGTTTGGGCTAATCAAGCGGAAGTTGCTCGCTACAAAGAAGCACTTAAAAAATAA
- a CDS encoding tRNA (cytidine(34)-2'-O)-methyltransferase: MTNHIVLFEPQIPQNTGNIARTCAATNSPLHIIKPMGFPIDDRKMKRAGLDYWDKLDIYFYDSLEDFMSQMKGKLYLISKFAEKVYSEVDLSTDEDHYFLFGREDKGLPEDFMREHPEKALRIPMNDEHVRSLNVSNTVCMIVYEALRQQNFAGLDLVHTYEADKLK; the protein is encoded by the coding sequence ATGACAAATCACATTGTATTATTTGAACCTCAGATTCCACAAAATACAGGTAACATTGCGCGTACTTGCGCTGCGACCAATTCTCCCCTTCACATCATCAAACCGATGGGATTTCCTATTGATGATCGCAAGATGAAGCGAGCTGGATTAGATTATTGGGATAAGTTAGATATTTATTTTTATGACAGCTTGGAAGATTTCATGTCTCAGATGAAGGGAAAACTCTATCTGATTTCGAAATTTGCTGAGAAGGTGTATTCTGAGGTAGATTTATCGACTGACGAGGACCATTATTTTCTCTTTGGACGTGAAGACAAGGGCTTGCCTGAGGACTTTATGCGAGAACATCCTGAGAAAGCACTCCGTATTCCTATGAACGATGAACACGTCCGCAGTCTCAATGTTTCGAATACCGTCTGCATGATTGTATATGAGGCTCTTCGCCAGCAGAATTTTGCAGGTCTTGATCTTGTTCACACCTATGAAGCAGATAAATTGAAATAA
- the pheS gene encoding phenylalanine--tRNA ligase subunit alpha encodes MSTIEEQLKALREETLASLKQITAENEKEMQELRVSVLGKKGSLTEILKGMKDVSAEMRPVIGKHVNEARDVLTAAFEETAKLLEEKKVAAQLASESIDVTLPGRPVAVGHRHVLTQTSEEIEDIFIGMGYQVVDGFEVEQDYYNFERMNLPKDHPARDMQDTFYITEEILLRTHTSPVQARAMDAHDFSKGPLKMISPGRVFRRDTDDATHSHQFHQIEGLVVGKNISMADLQGTLQLIVQKMFGEERQIRLRPSYFPFTEPSVEVDVSCFKCGGEGCNVCKKTGWIEIMGAGMVHPRVLEMSGIDATVYSGFAFGLGQERVAMLRYGINDIRGFYQGDVRFSEQFK; translated from the coding sequence ATGTCAACTATTGAAGAACAATTAAAAGCGCTTCGCGAAGAAACGCTGGCTAGCTTGAAGCAGATTACTGCTGAAAATGAAAAAGAGATGCAAGAATTACGTGTCTCTGTCCTTGGTAAAAAAGGGTCGCTTACTGAAATCCTTAAAGGGATGAAGGATGTATCGGCTGAAATGCGCCCTGTCATCGGGAAACACGTTAATGAAGCTCGTGATGTCTTGACAGCAGCCTTTGAGGAAACAGCGAAACTCTTGGAAGAAAAGAAAGTCGCAGCTCAACTTGCTAGTGAGAGCATCGATGTAACACTTCCAGGTCGTCCTGTTGCGGTTGGTCACCGTCATGTTCTTACACAAACCAGTGAAGAAATCGAAGATATTTTTATCGGGATGGGTTACCAAGTAGTGGATGGTTTTGAAGTGGAGCAAGACTACTATAACTTCGAGCGTATGAACCTTCCAAAAGATCACCCAGCTCGCGATATGCAGGATACTTTCTACATCACAGAAGAAATCTTACTCCGTACTCACACGTCTCCAGTTCAGGCGCGTGCTATGGACGCCCATGATTTTTCAAAAGGTCCTTTGAAAATGATCTCACCTGGGCGTGTATTCCGTCGTGATACGGACGATGCGACCCACAGTCACCAGTTCCACCAAATCGAAGGCTTGGTTGTTGGGAAGAACATTTCTATGGCAGATCTTCAAGGAACCCTTCAATTGATCGTTCAAAAAATGTTTGGTGAAGAGCGTCAGATTCGTCTGCGTCCATCCTATTTCCCATTCACAGAGCCATCTGTCGAGGTGGATGTTTCTTGCTTTAAGTGTGGTGGAGAAGGCTGTAACGTATGTAAGAAAACAGGTTGGATCGAGATTATGGGTGCTGGTATGGTTCACCCACGTGTCCTTGAGATGAGTGGTATTGATGCAACTGTTTACTCTGGTTTTGCCTTTGGTCTTGGTCAAGAGCGTGTAGCTATGCTCCGCTACGGAATCAACGATATTCGTGGATTCTACCAAGGGGATGTCCGCTTCTCAGAACAGTTTAAATAA
- the trkA gene encoding Trk system potassium transporter TrkA yields MKIVLVGGGKVGFALCRSLVAEKHDVVLIEQDEAVLDHIVSRFDIMGLLGNGADFAILEQAGVQECDIFIALTEHDEVNMISAVLAKKMGAKETIVRVRNPEYSNAYFKEKNILGFSLIVNPELLAARAISNIIDFPNALSVERFSGGRVNLMEFVVKDSSGLCQMPISDFRKKFGNIIVCAMERDHQLMIPSGDITIQDRDRIFVTGNRVDMMLFHNYFKSRAVKSLLIVGAGKIAYYLLGILKDSRIDTKVIEINPERARLFSEKFPNLYIVQGDGTAKDILLEESAPNYDAVATLTGVDEENIITSMFLDRVGVHKNITKVNRTSLLEIIHAPDFSSIITPKSIAVDTIMHFIRGRVNAQYSDLQAMHHLANGQIETLQFQIKEANKMTAKPLSQLKLKKGVLIAAIIRKGKTIFPTGEDRLEVGDQLLVTTLLPNITKIYDLIER; encoded by the coding sequence ATGAAAATTGTCCTTGTTGGTGGAGGGAAAGTCGGTTTCGCCCTCTGTCGTTCACTGGTTGCAGAAAAACACGACGTTGTCCTCATCGAACAAGATGAGGCTGTTCTCGATCATATTGTCAGTCGCTTTGATATCATGGGACTCCTTGGAAATGGAGCAGACTTTGCTATCTTAGAGCAAGCCGGCGTTCAAGAGTGTGATATCTTTATTGCTCTAACGGAACACGATGAAGTGAATATGATTTCAGCAGTACTTGCTAAAAAAATGGGCGCTAAAGAAACCATCGTTCGAGTGCGAAATCCTGAATACTCCAATGCCTATTTCAAAGAGAAAAATATTCTTGGATTCTCACTTATCGTTAACCCAGAACTCCTAGCCGCCCGTGCTATCTCAAATATCATTGATTTCCCGAATGCACTCTCAGTTGAGCGGTTCTCAGGGGGACGGGTCAACCTGATGGAGTTTGTTGTCAAAGATTCCAGTGGTCTCTGTCAAATGCCAATCTCAGATTTTCGTAAAAAATTTGGCAATATCATTGTCTGCGCTATGGAACGAGACCATCAACTTATGATTCCGAGCGGTGATATCACCATTCAGGACAGAGATAGGATTTTTGTTACTGGGAATCGTGTGGATATGATGCTCTTCCATAACTATTTCAAATCACGTGCAGTGAAAAGCTTGCTCATCGTTGGTGCTGGAAAAATTGCTTATTACCTACTTGGCATTTTAAAAGATAGCCGTATTGACACTAAAGTTATCGAGATTAATCCTGAGAGAGCTCGTCTCTTCAGTGAAAAATTTCCAAATCTCTATATCGTACAGGGAGATGGAACTGCCAAAGATATCTTGCTTGAGGAAAGTGCTCCCAACTATGATGCAGTTGCAACTTTGACTGGGGTTGATGAGGAAAACATCATTACCTCTATGTTCTTAGACCGTGTTGGTGTCCATAAGAATATCACCAAGGTGAATCGAACTAGCCTTTTAGAGATTATCCATGCACCTGATTTTTCAAGTATCATCACACCCAAAAGCATTGCAGTGGATACCATTATGCACTTTATCCGTGGTCGAGTAAACGCCCAATACTCAGACCTTCAAGCCATGCACCATCTAGCAAACGGTCAAATTGAAACTCTTCAATTCCAAATCAAGGAAGCTAATAAAATGACTGCCAAACCTCTTTCACAGTTGAAATTGAAAAAAGGGGTTCTCATCGCAGCCATTATCCGAAAAGGAAAAACAATCTTCCCTACTGGAGAGGATAGACTTGAGGTAGGAGATCAGTTACTCGTGACGACTTTACTACCAAATATCACCAAGATTTATGATCTGATTGAGAGGTAA
- a CDS encoding ABC transporter ATP-binding protein: protein MTKESNVILTARDIVVEFDVRDKVLTAIRGVSLELIEGEVLALVGESGSGKSVLTKTFTGMLEDNGRIAQGSIDYRGQDLTALTSNKEWEKIRGAKIATIFQDPMTSLDPINTIGSQITEVIVKHQGKTAKEAKEMAIDYMNKVGIPDAEKRFDEYPFQYSGGMRQRIVIAIALACRPDILICDEPTTALDVTIQAQIIDLLKTLQNEYHFTIIFITHDLGVVASIADKVAVMYAGEIVEYGTVEEVFYDPRHPYTWSLLSSLPQLADDKGELYSIPGTPPSLYTELKGDAFALRSDYAMQIDFEQKAPQFSVTDTHWAKTWLLHENAPKVEKPEIIADLHDKIRDKMGFAHLED, encoded by the coding sequence ATGACAAAAGAAAGTAATGTAATTTTGACTGCTCGCGATATCGTCGTGGAATTTGACGTTCGTGACAAAGTTCTAACAGCTATCAGAGGCGTTTCTCTAGAACTGATTGAAGGAGAAGTTCTTGCCTTGGTAGGTGAGTCTGGTTCTGGTAAATCTGTATTAACAAAAACCTTTACAGGGATGTTAGAAGATAATGGACGCATTGCCCAAGGAAGCATCGACTATCGTGGACAAGACTTGACAGCCTTGACTTCGAACAAAGAATGGGAGAAAATCCGTGGTGCTAAAATTGCGACCATCTTCCAAGACCCAATGACAAGTTTGGACCCAATCAATACAATCGGTAGCCAAATCACAGAAGTTATCGTTAAACACCAAGGGAAAACAGCTAAGGAAGCCAAAGAAATGGCAATCGACTATATGAACAAGGTCGGAATTCCAGACGCTGAAAAACGTTTTGACGAGTATCCTTTCCAATATTCTGGAGGGATGCGCCAACGTATCGTTATTGCCATTGCCCTTGCGTGTCGTCCAGATATCTTGATCTGTGATGAGCCAACAACGGCCCTTGACGTAACCATTCAAGCGCAAATCATTGATTTGCTTAAAACTTTGCAAAATGAGTACCACTTCACCATTATCTTTATCACCCATGACCTTGGTGTGGTAGCAAGTATTGCGGACAAGGTAGCGGTTATGTATGCTGGTGAAATTGTAGAATATGGTACTGTTGAGGAAGTCTTCTACGACCCACGTCATCCATATACTTGGAGTCTCTTGTCTAGCTTGCCACAGCTCGCTGATGATAAAGGGGAATTGTACTCTATCCCAGGAACACCGCCGTCTCTTTATACGGAGTTGAAAGGTGATGCCTTTGCCCTTCGTTCAGATTATGCGATGCAAATTGACTTTGAACAGAAAGCACCTCAGTTTTCAGTCACTGATACTCACTGGGCTAAGACTTGGTTGCTTCATGAGAATGCTCCTAAGGTTGAAAAACCAGAAATCATCGCAGATTTACATGATAAAATTCGTGATAAAATGGGCTTTGCTCATCTAGAAGACTAG
- a CDS encoding TrkH family potassium uptake protein — translation MNKSMIRYLLSKLLLIEAVLLLVPVSVATYYQESSQVFTALFTTIGILILLGSLGILRKPKNQRIYTKEGVLIVALCWILWSFFGALPFVFSGQIPSVIDAFFEISSGFTTTGATILTDVSVLSRSLLFWRSFTHLIGGMGVLVFALAIMDNAKNSHLEVMKAEVPGPVFGKVVSKLKNTAQILYLLYLGLFSLFVVIYYLAGMPLFDSFVIAMGTAGTGGFTVYNDGIAHYGSSLITYLVSIGVLVFGVNFNLYYYLMLRRVKAFFGDEELRTYVIIVLVSTGLITLNTLHLYQGVSKSFEMALFQVSNIITTTGFGYGDITNWPLFSQFILLFLMGIGGSAGSTAGGLKVIRGLILSKIAKNQILSILSPHRVLTLHVNKTVIDKDTQHKVLKYFVIYVMILLSLIFIVSLDNNDFLVVTSAVFSCFNNIGPILGTTSSFAIFSPISKILLSFAMIAGRLEIYPILLLFMKRTWSKR, via the coding sequence ATGAATAAAAGTATGATTCGTTACCTCCTCTCAAAACTTCTCTTGATTGAGGCGGTTCTCCTCCTAGTACCCGTTAGCGTAGCAACCTATTATCAAGAATCTAGCCAAGTATTTACAGCTCTCTTTACAACAATTGGAATTTTAATACTTCTTGGTAGCTTGGGAATTTTACGGAAACCCAAAAATCAGCGAATTTATACTAAGGAGGGAGTCTTAATCGTCGCCCTCTGTTGGATTCTATGGTCTTTCTTTGGAGCACTTCCCTTTGTCTTTTCAGGACAAATCCCAAGCGTCATCGATGCCTTCTTTGAAATCAGTTCTGGTTTTACAACTACAGGAGCGACCATTCTGACAGATGTCTCAGTTCTCAGCCGTTCCCTCCTCTTCTGGCGAAGTTTTACTCACTTGATTGGAGGGATGGGGGTACTCGTCTTCGCGCTTGCCATTATGGACAATGCCAAGAATAGTCACTTAGAGGTGATGAAGGCTGAGGTCCCTGGGCCTGTCTTCGGTAAGGTTGTATCCAAACTGAAAAATACCGCCCAGATTCTCTATCTGCTTTATTTAGGGCTCTTCTCACTTTTTGTAGTCATCTACTATCTAGCTGGTATGCCCCTATTTGATAGCTTTGTCATCGCTATGGGAACGGCAGGAACCGGAGGCTTCACCGTCTATAACGACGGAATTGCCCACTACGGCAGCTCACTCATCACCTATCTCGTCAGTATCGGGGTTCTGGTTTTTGGGGTTAACTTCAATCTCTACTATTACCTTATGCTCCGTCGGGTTAAGGCTTTCTTTGGAGATGAAGAACTTCGCACGTATGTAATCATTGTCCTAGTTTCTACCGGCTTGATTACGCTCAATACGCTCCATCTCTACCAAGGTGTCTCTAAGAGCTTTGAAATGGCCCTCTTTCAGGTTTCCAATATCATCACAACAACTGGTTTTGGTTATGGAGATATCACCAACTGGCCCCTCTTCTCCCAATTTATCCTCCTCTTCCTCATGGGAATCGGTGGATCTGCTGGATCAACCGCAGGTGGACTCAAAGTTATCAGAGGGCTCATCCTTTCAAAAATTGCAAAAAATCAGATCTTGTCCATCTTATCTCCTCATCGCGTATTGACTCTACATGTCAATAAAACTGTGATTGATAAGGATACCCAGCACAAGGTCCTAAAATATTTTGTCATTTATGTGATGATTTTACTGTCACTTATCTTCATTGTCAGTCTAGATAACAATGATTTTCTAGTTGTTACCAGTGCTGTCTTCAGTTGTTTCAATAACATCGGACCTATTCTAGGTACAACTTCTAGTTTTGCTATCTTTAGTCCCATCTCTAAAATACTTCTCTCATTTGCAATGATTGCAGGTCGTCTAGAGATTTATCCCATTTTGCTTCTCTTTATGAAACGTACCTGGTCCAAACGCTAA
- a CDS encoding phosphatase PAP2 family protein, with the protein MRDKQTFLMKGSFALLLFVLLGYMVKFYPETLVGFDQPIQTALRGDLPNYLTVLFRALTHLIDIPVIITWVAIAAFIFYRKQWKIESFFMAGNLAIAGLLIVSFKNIYQRPRPAILHLVEEKGFSFPSGHSLAVTLMVGTLIVILSQRIKNPVWRKIVQIVLGLYLVSVLLSRVYLGVHYPSDVLASLCVGLGVLFIEFPFYDKLRFQWRFKGKQK; encoded by the coding sequence ATGAGAGATAAACAAACATTTTTAATGAAGGGCAGTTTTGCCCTTTTACTTTTCGTCCTTCTTGGCTATATGGTTAAATTCTATCCTGAAACGTTGGTCGGTTTTGATCAACCGATTCAGACTGCCCTTCGTGGAGACTTGCCAAATTATTTGACAGTTCTGTTCCGTGCCCTTACGCATTTGATTGATATCCCGGTGATTATCACCTGGGTTGCCATCGCAGCCTTTATCTTTTATCGTAAGCAGTGGAAGATAGAAAGCTTCTTCATGGCGGGAAATCTAGCAATAGCTGGTCTTTTAATCGTGTCCTTTAAAAATATCTACCAGCGCCCACGACCAGCTATCTTACATCTAGTCGAGGAGAAGGGATTTTCCTTCCCAAGTGGGCATTCTCTGGCAGTGACGCTGATGGTAGGGACTTTGATTGTTATCCTTAGTCAGCGAATTAAAAATCCAGTCTGGAGAAAAATCGTGCAAATCGTCCTTGGCCTCTACCTAGTCAGTGTGCTGCTATCTCGGGTCTATCTGGGAGTTCACTACCCATCAGATGTTCTTGCCAGTCTCTGTGTGGGCTTGGGAGTCTTGTTTATCGAATTTCCTTTCTATGACAAGCTTCGCTTCCAATGGCGATTTAAAGGCAAGCAGAAGTGA
- the pheT gene encoding phenylalanine--tRNA ligase subunit beta, with translation MLVSYKWLKELVDIDVPSQELAEKMSTTGIEVEGVESPAAGLSKIVVGEVLSCEDVPETHLHVCQVNVGEEEARQIVCGAPNVRAGIKVMVALPGARIADNYKIKKGKIRGLESLGMICSLGELGISDSVVPKEFADGIQILPQDAIPGDEVFSYLDLDDEIIELSITPNRADALSMRGVAHEVAAIYDKAVSFKEFSLTETNESAADALSVGIETDKAPYYAARILDNVTIAPSPQWLQNLLMNEGIRPINNVVDVTNYILLYFGQPMHAFDLDTFEGNDIHVREARAGEKLVTLDGEERDLETNDLVITVADKPVALAGVMGGEATEISEKSSRVVLEAAVFNGTSIRKTSGRLNLRSESSSRFEKGINVATVNEALDAAASMIAELAGATVRKGIVSAGELDTSDEDVSSTLADVNRVLGTELSYADVEDVFRRLGFGLSGNEDSFTVSVPRRRWDIAIEADLFEEIARIYGYDRLPTSLPKDDGTAGELTATQKLRRQVRTIAEGAGLTEIITYALTTPEKAVEFTAQPSNLTELMWPMTVDRSVLRQNMVSGILDTVAYNVARKNKNLALYEIGKVFEQTGNPKEDLPNEINSFAFALTGLVAEKDFQTAAVPVDFFYAKGILEALFARLGLEVTYTATDEIASLHPGRTAVISLGDQVLGFLGQVHPVTAKAYDIPETYVAELNLSAIEAALQPATPFVEITKFPAVSRDIALLLNAEVTHQEVVDAIRAAGVKRLTDIKLFDVFSGEKLGVGMKSMAYSLTFQNPEDSLTDEEVARYMEKIQASLEEKVNAEVR, from the coding sequence ATGCTTGTATCTTATAAATGGTTAAAAGAATTGGTGGACATTGATGTGCCATCACAAGAGTTGGCTGAAAAAATGTCAACTACAGGGATCGAGGTCGAAGGTGTCGAATCACCGGCTGCCGGTCTCTCAAAAATTGTCGTCGGTGAGGTCTTGTCTTGCGAAGATGTGCCAGAAACTCATCTTCATGTTTGTCAGGTTAACGTTGGCGAAGAAGAAGCCCGTCAGATCGTTTGTGGTGCCCCAAATGTGCGTGCTGGTATCAAGGTCATGGTGGCTCTTCCAGGAGCTCGTATCGCTGACAACTACAAAATCAAAAAAGGGAAAATCCGTGGCTTAGAGTCTCTCGGAATGATTTGCTCACTTGGTGAATTAGGTATTTCGGACTCAGTTGTGCCAAAGGAATTCGCAGATGGTATCCAAATCTTGCCTCAAGATGCTATTCCTGGGGACGAAGTCTTTTCTTACCTAGACTTGGATGATGAAATTATCGAACTTTCCATCACGCCAAACCGTGCAGATGCTCTATCTATGCGTGGAGTAGCGCACGAAGTGGCAGCTATCTATGACAAGGCAGTTAGCTTTAAGGAATTCAGTTTAACAGAAACAAATGAAAGTGCAGCAGATGCTCTTTCTGTAGGGATTGAAACAGACAAGGCGCCATACTATGCTGCCCGTATCTTGGACAATGTGACCATCGCACCAAGTCCACAGTGGTTGCAAAATCTCCTCATGAACGAAGGTATCCGTCCCATCAATAATGTGGTCGACGTAACCAACTATATCCTACTCTACTTTGGTCAGCCTATGCATGCCTTTGACTTGGATACCTTTGAAGGCAATGACATCCATGTGCGTGAAGCGCGTGCTGGTGAAAAATTGGTGACCTTGGACGGTGAAGAACGTGACTTGGAAACAAATGACTTAGTCATCACTGTGGCTGACAAACCAGTAGCCCTTGCAGGTGTCATGGGTGGAGAGGCTACAGAAATCTCTGAAAAATCAAGTCGAGTTGTGTTAGAGGCAGCTGTTTTCAATGGCACATCCATTCGTAAGACTAGCGGACGCCTTAACCTTCGTTCGGAATCATCTTCTCGTTTTGAAAAAGGGATCAATGTGGCAACAGTCAATGAGGCCTTGGATGCTGCAGCTAGCATGATTGCAGAACTTGCAGGTGCGACGGTGCGTAAGGGCATCGTTTCAGCGGGTGAGCTTGACACTTCAGATGAAGATGTATCTTCAACTCTTGCCGATGTCAACCGTGTCCTTGGAACAGAACTTTCATACGCTGATGTCGAAGATGTCTTCCGTCGTCTTGGCTTTGGTCTTTCTGGAAATGAAGATAGCTTTACCGTTAGCGTCCCACGTCGTCGTTGGGATATCGCCATCGAAGCGGACCTCTTTGAAGAAATCGCTCGTATCTATGGTTATGACCGTTTGCCAACCAGTCTTCCAAAAGATGATGGTACAGCAGGTGAATTGACTGCAACACAAAAATTGCGTCGCCAAGTCCGTACGATTGCTGAAGGAGCAGGCTTGACAGAAATCATTACCTACGCTCTAACAACTCCTGAAAAAGCAGTTGAGTTCACAGCTCAACCAAGTAACCTTACAGAACTTATGTGGCCAATGACAGTGGATCGCTCCGTTCTCCGTCAAAATATGGTCTCAGGTATCCTTGATACGGTTGCCTACAATGTGGCTCGTAAGAACAAAAACTTGGCTCTTTACGAGATTGGAAAAGTCTTTGAACAAACAGGCAATCCAAAAGAAGATCTACCAAATGAGATCAATAGCTTTGCCTTTGCCTTAACCGGCTTGGTTGCTGAAAAAGACTTCCAAACAGCAGCAGTTCCAGTTGATTTCTTCTATGCTAAGGGAATCCTTGAAGCGCTTTTTGCTCGCTTGGGGCTTGAAGTGACTTATACAGCAACAGATGAAATTGCTAGTCTTCACCCAGGCCGTACAGCTGTGATTTCACTCGGTGACCAAGTTCTTGGTTTCCTTGGCCAAGTGCATCCAGTCACTGCTAAGGCTTATGATATTCCAGAAACGTATGTAGCGGAGCTCAACCTTTCAGCCATCGAAGCTGCCCTTCAACCAGCTACTCCATTTGTGGAAATCACGAAATTCCCAGCGGTTAGTCGTGATATTGCTCTACTTCTCAATGCAGAAGTCACTCACCAAGAAGTTGTAGATGCTATCCGAGCTGCCGGCGTGAAACGATTGACAGATATCAAACTCTTTGACGTCTTCTCAGGCGAAAAACTGGGAGTTGGTATGAAGTCAATGGCTTACAGCCTGACCTTCCAAAATCCAGAAGATAGCTTGACGGACGAGGAAGTCGCACGCTACATGGAAAAAATCCAAGCATCACTCGAAGAAAAAGTGAATGCAGAAGTACGTTAA